Proteins encoded together in one Benincasa hispida cultivar B227 chromosome 1, ASM972705v1, whole genome shotgun sequence window:
- the LOC120088347 gene encoding uncharacterized protein LOC120088347 isoform X2, protein MGDHFVLLVDQLLTESNLEATIQRKSRICHPMASTNADNMISSLNIDVESVSPSSIVQCRICHDEDDDSNMETPCSCCGSLKYAHRKCVQRWSNEKGNTICEICHQDFKPGYTAPPPVFYCGDISSPIHFRGNWEMSRLNLHVPAGTPDQEYLDSDFDEFFAPSPRSILCCRVVAFIALLVLRHTLPIVISGAGGYSFTLLMKFMCCIFQLMILRIVGILLPIYVMVKAFTSIQRRRHYQAPRLQLTTSDDEGDSTNHSQSRFIHLR, encoded by the exons ATGGGGGATCATTTTGTGCTGTTGGTGGATCAGTTGCTCACTGAATCAAACCTTGAAGCTACTATTCAGAGAAAAAGCAGAATTTGTCACCCTATGGCATCAACAAATGCAGATAATATGATATCTTCTCTGAATATTGATGTCGAATCCGTGTCACCTTCAAGTATTGTTCAGTGCAGAATTTGTCATGATGAGGATGATGACTCAAATATGGAGACACCATGCTCTTGCTGTGGCAGCTTGAAG TATGCTCATCGAAAGTGCGTTCAGCGGTGGAGCAACGAGAAAGGCAATACAATCTGTGAGATTTGCCACCAG GACTTTAAACCAGGGTATACTGCACCTCCTCCTGTATTTTATTGTGGAGATATTAGTTCACCAATTCATTTCAG GGGAAATTGGGAGATGTCTAGACTGAACCTGCATGTACCTGCAGGTACACCCGATCAGGAGTATCTCGATTCTGACTTCGATGAATTTTTCGCTCCCTCTCCGAGAAGCATATTGTGCTGCCGCGTGGTTGCA TTTATCGCTCTTCTCGTTTTGCGCCATACTCTACCAATTGTAATTAGTGGAGCTGGAGGGTATTCATTCACGTTGTTAATG AAGTTCATGTGCTGTATATTTCAGTTAATGATCTTGAGAATTGTTGGGATTCTTCTACCAATATATGTCATGGTTAAGGCATTTACTTCCATTCAACGGCGGCGTCATTATCAG GCTCCCCGTCTTCAGCTCACAACATCAGATGACGAAGGTGACTCGACAAACCATTCTCAATCACGCTTCATCCACTTGAGATAA
- the LOC120088347 gene encoding uncharacterized protein LOC120088347 isoform X1 produces the protein MGDHFVLLVDQLLTESNLEATIQRKSRICHPMASTNADNMISSLNIDVESVSPSSIVQCRICHDEDDDSNMETPCSCCGSLKYAHRKCVQRWSNEKGNTICEICHQDFKPGYTAPPPVFYCGDISSPIHFRGNWEMSRLNLHVPAGTPDQEYLDSDFDEFFAPSPRSILCCRVVAVIFIALLVLRHTLPIVISGAGGYSFTLLMKFMCCIFQLMILRIVGILLPIYVMVKAFTSIQRRRHYQAPRLQLTTSDDEGDSTNHSQSRFIHLR, from the exons ATGGGGGATCATTTTGTGCTGTTGGTGGATCAGTTGCTCACTGAATCAAACCTTGAAGCTACTATTCAGAGAAAAAGCAGAATTTGTCACCCTATGGCATCAACAAATGCAGATAATATGATATCTTCTCTGAATATTGATGTCGAATCCGTGTCACCTTCAAGTATTGTTCAGTGCAGAATTTGTCATGATGAGGATGATGACTCAAATATGGAGACACCATGCTCTTGCTGTGGCAGCTTGAAG TATGCTCATCGAAAGTGCGTTCAGCGGTGGAGCAACGAGAAAGGCAATACAATCTGTGAGATTTGCCACCAG GACTTTAAACCAGGGTATACTGCACCTCCTCCTGTATTTTATTGTGGAGATATTAGTTCACCAATTCATTTCAG GGGAAATTGGGAGATGTCTAGACTGAACCTGCATGTACCTGCAGGTACACCCGATCAGGAGTATCTCGATTCTGACTTCGATGAATTTTTCGCTCCCTCTCCGAGAAGCATATTGTGCTGCCGCGTGGTTGCAGTAATT TTTATCGCTCTTCTCGTTTTGCGCCATACTCTACCAATTGTAATTAGTGGAGCTGGAGGGTATTCATTCACGTTGTTAATG AAGTTCATGTGCTGTATATTTCAGTTAATGATCTTGAGAATTGTTGGGATTCTTCTACCAATATATGTCATGGTTAAGGCATTTACTTCCATTCAACGGCGGCGTCATTATCAG GCTCCCCGTCTTCAGCTCACAACATCAGATGACGAAGGTGACTCGACAAACCATTCTCAATCACGCTTCATCCACTTGAGATAA
- the LOC120088347 gene encoding uncharacterized protein LOC120088347 isoform X3 yields the protein MGDHFVLLVDQLLTESNLEATIQRKSRICHPMASTNADNMISSLNIDVESVSPSSIVQCRICHDEDDDSNMETPCSCCGSLKYAHRKCVQRWSNEKGNTICEICHQDFKPGYTAPPPVFYCGDISSPIHFRGNWEMSRLNLHVPAGTPDQEYLDSDFDEFFAPSPRSILCCRVVAVIFIALLVLRHTLPIVISGAGGYSFTLLMLMILRIVGILLPIYVMVKAFTSIQRRRHYQAPRLQLTTSDDEGDSTNHSQSRFIHLR from the exons ATGGGGGATCATTTTGTGCTGTTGGTGGATCAGTTGCTCACTGAATCAAACCTTGAAGCTACTATTCAGAGAAAAAGCAGAATTTGTCACCCTATGGCATCAACAAATGCAGATAATATGATATCTTCTCTGAATATTGATGTCGAATCCGTGTCACCTTCAAGTATTGTTCAGTGCAGAATTTGTCATGATGAGGATGATGACTCAAATATGGAGACACCATGCTCTTGCTGTGGCAGCTTGAAG TATGCTCATCGAAAGTGCGTTCAGCGGTGGAGCAACGAGAAAGGCAATACAATCTGTGAGATTTGCCACCAG GACTTTAAACCAGGGTATACTGCACCTCCTCCTGTATTTTATTGTGGAGATATTAGTTCACCAATTCATTTCAG GGGAAATTGGGAGATGTCTAGACTGAACCTGCATGTACCTGCAGGTACACCCGATCAGGAGTATCTCGATTCTGACTTCGATGAATTTTTCGCTCCCTCTCCGAGAAGCATATTGTGCTGCCGCGTGGTTGCAGTAATT TTTATCGCTCTTCTCGTTTTGCGCCATACTCTACCAATTGTAATTAGTGGAGCTGGAGGGTATTCATTCACGTTGTTAATG TTAATGATCTTGAGAATTGTTGGGATTCTTCTACCAATATATGTCATGGTTAAGGCATTTACTTCCATTCAACGGCGGCGTCATTATCAG GCTCCCCGTCTTCAGCTCACAACATCAGATGACGAAGGTGACTCGACAAACCATTCTCAATCACGCTTCATCCACTTGAGATAA
- the LOC120088347 gene encoding uncharacterized protein LOC120088347 isoform X5 yields MASTNADNMISSLNIDVESVSPSSIVQCRICHDEDDDSNMETPCSCCGSLKYAHRKCVQRWSNEKGNTICEICHQDFKPGYTAPPPVFYCGDISSPIHFRGNWEMSRLNLHVPAGTPDQEYLDSDFDEFFAPSPRSILCCRVVAVIFIALLVLRHTLPIVISGAGGYSFTLLMKFMCCIFQLMILRIVGILLPIYVMVKAFTSIQRRRHYQAPRLQLTTSDDEGDSTNHSQSRFIHLR; encoded by the exons ATGGCATCAACAAATGCAGATAATATGATATCTTCTCTGAATATTGATGTCGAATCCGTGTCACCTTCAAGTATTGTTCAGTGCAGAATTTGTCATGATGAGGATGATGACTCAAATATGGAGACACCATGCTCTTGCTGTGGCAGCTTGAAG TATGCTCATCGAAAGTGCGTTCAGCGGTGGAGCAACGAGAAAGGCAATACAATCTGTGAGATTTGCCACCAG GACTTTAAACCAGGGTATACTGCACCTCCTCCTGTATTTTATTGTGGAGATATTAGTTCACCAATTCATTTCAG GGGAAATTGGGAGATGTCTAGACTGAACCTGCATGTACCTGCAGGTACACCCGATCAGGAGTATCTCGATTCTGACTTCGATGAATTTTTCGCTCCCTCTCCGAGAAGCATATTGTGCTGCCGCGTGGTTGCAGTAATT TTTATCGCTCTTCTCGTTTTGCGCCATACTCTACCAATTGTAATTAGTGGAGCTGGAGGGTATTCATTCACGTTGTTAATG AAGTTCATGTGCTGTATATTTCAGTTAATGATCTTGAGAATTGTTGGGATTCTTCTACCAATATATGTCATGGTTAAGGCATTTACTTCCATTCAACGGCGGCGTCATTATCAG GCTCCCCGTCTTCAGCTCACAACATCAGATGACGAAGGTGACTCGACAAACCATTCTCAATCACGCTTCATCCACTTGAGATAA
- the LOC120088347 gene encoding uncharacterized protein LOC120088347 isoform X4, with translation MGDHFVLLVDQLLTESNLEATIQRKSRICHPMASTNADNMISSLNIDVESVSPSSIVQCRICHDEDDDSNMETPCSCCGSLKYAHRKCVQRWSNEKGNTICEICHQDFKPGYTAPPPVFYCGDISSPIHFRGNWEMSRLNLHVPAGTPDQEYLDSDFDEFFAPSPRSILCCRVVAFIALLVLRHTLPIVISGAGGYSFTLLMLMILRIVGILLPIYVMVKAFTSIQRRRHYQAPRLQLTTSDDEGDSTNHSQSRFIHLR, from the exons ATGGGGGATCATTTTGTGCTGTTGGTGGATCAGTTGCTCACTGAATCAAACCTTGAAGCTACTATTCAGAGAAAAAGCAGAATTTGTCACCCTATGGCATCAACAAATGCAGATAATATGATATCTTCTCTGAATATTGATGTCGAATCCGTGTCACCTTCAAGTATTGTTCAGTGCAGAATTTGTCATGATGAGGATGATGACTCAAATATGGAGACACCATGCTCTTGCTGTGGCAGCTTGAAG TATGCTCATCGAAAGTGCGTTCAGCGGTGGAGCAACGAGAAAGGCAATACAATCTGTGAGATTTGCCACCAG GACTTTAAACCAGGGTATACTGCACCTCCTCCTGTATTTTATTGTGGAGATATTAGTTCACCAATTCATTTCAG GGGAAATTGGGAGATGTCTAGACTGAACCTGCATGTACCTGCAGGTACACCCGATCAGGAGTATCTCGATTCTGACTTCGATGAATTTTTCGCTCCCTCTCCGAGAAGCATATTGTGCTGCCGCGTGGTTGCA TTTATCGCTCTTCTCGTTTTGCGCCATACTCTACCAATTGTAATTAGTGGAGCTGGAGGGTATTCATTCACGTTGTTAATG TTAATGATCTTGAGAATTGTTGGGATTCTTCTACCAATATATGTCATGGTTAAGGCATTTACTTCCATTCAACGGCGGCGTCATTATCAG GCTCCCCGTCTTCAGCTCACAACATCAGATGACGAAGGTGACTCGACAAACCATTCTCAATCACGCTTCATCCACTTGAGATAA